A genomic region of Arachis stenosperma cultivar V10309 chromosome 9, arast.V10309.gnm1.PFL2, whole genome shotgun sequence contains the following coding sequences:
- the LOC130948991 gene encoding uncharacterized protein LOC130948991 has product MERFSAAVELPRDVWLAIDIKVLSNSIEDLCRFRMTCCAARDAGEEDTVLRMVSIPPPHDVKWWWRRDPIGRRFFDRCFEIGHPKLLFREVLRVIYIRCNHAIGWEMLQNAASNGFNAA; this is encoded by the coding sequence ATGGAGCGTTTCTCTGCTGCCGTCGAACTACCCCGCGACGTTTGGTTAGCCATAGACATTAAAGTCCTATCAAACTCCATTGAGGACCTGTGCAGGTTCCGTATGACGTGTTGCGCTGCGCGCGATGCAGGCGAGGAGGATACTGTGCTCAGGATGGTTTCTATACCACCCCCGCATGACGTGAAGTGGTGGTGGAGGCGCGACCCAATAGGACGAAGATTTTTCGATAGGTGCTTTGAGATTGGTCACCCGAAGCTTCTGTTTCGGGAGGTGCTGCGGGTGATCTACATACGATGTAACCACGCCATCGGATGGGAAATGCTGCAGAATGCAGCAAGCAATGGATTCAACGCTGCCTAG
- the LOC130948992 gene encoding uncharacterized protein LOC130948992: MVASNSIEDLFNMQATCKVFLGAASSDAVYKHATMSYLDGPERRFFDRCVKVGNVDAILRQGFVEYFQFRRHDKGMELLARASTEGSVEAGYLCAHLLMFGHEEEEEVQKGCSNDGGYPYFWAARELQQFLEGHFQRYHGALVRNACI; encoded by the coding sequence ATGGTTGCATCGAATTCGATTGAGGATCTGTTCAACATGCAGGCGACGTGTAAGGTGTTCCTGGGGGCAGCGAGTTCAGACGCTGTATACAAGCATGCGACGATGTCTTACCTCGATGGGCCTGAAAGGAGATTCTTTGATCGTTGTGTGAAAGTAGGAAATGTGGATGCTATACTCCGACAGGGGTTTGTGGAGTATTTCCAGTTTCGCCGCCATGACAAAGGGATGGAACTGCTTGCTAGGGCCTCAACGGAGGGTAGTGTCGAAGCAGGTTACCTGTGTGCCCACTTGCTAATGTTTGGTcatgaagaagaggaagaagtgcaAAAGGGGTGTTCAAATGATGGAGGTTATCCGTATTTCTGGGCAGCTCGAGAGCTGCAACAATTTCTTGAGGGACATTTCCAAAGATACCATGGTGCTCTTGTTAGAAATGCTTGCATCTAA